CGTCGTCGTCAAAAAAGGCGGCGAGCGCGTCGAGGTCGTCGTCGGCGAAAACGAAGCCGATCCCGTCGTGTACGTCAGCGATCTGCCGCGCCACCTTTCCGCCGAACAGATGAAGCGTTCGCTCGAAGAGGGGCTCAAAGGCGAGGAACTGAACCTCGTCGTCGGTTCCGTGCCGCTGGCCGGAGCCGAGGGCGACGCCGTCAAAAAACAGATTCTCACACTGCTGGAAGAGCGTTACGGCGTCGCCGAAAAGGATTTCGTCAGCGCCGAGTTCGAAGCGGTTCCCGCCGGACGCGCCCGCGACGTCGGCCTCGACGCCTCGATGATCGCGTCCTACGCGCACGACGACCGCGTCTGCGTCTACACCGCCCTGCAGGCCATGCTCGGCGTGGCGCGCCCCGTATACACCGCCGGCGTGATGTTCGTCGACAAAGAAGAAGTCGGCAGCAACGGCAACGCCGGCATGAACTCTCATTACATGGAAAACCTTGCCGCCCGCCTCGTGCGCCTATGCGGCGGCGACGCGCTGGACCTGAATCTGGCGCTGGAGAATTCCAGACTGCTGTCTGCCGACGTCACCGTCGGCTACGATCCGAATTTCGCCGACGCGTTCGAGGTGAACAACACCGCGCGCCTCGGCAGCGGACCGGCCATCGTCAAGTACGCCGGCTCCAAGGGCAAAAGCGGCTGCAACGACGCCACCAACGCCGAATTCGTCGCCATG
The window above is part of the Pyramidobacter piscolens W5455 genome. Proteins encoded here:
- a CDS encoding aminopeptidase; the encoded protein is MSQNGFTQLYPSVWKQDKQNAIMEFAEGYKAFLDTCKTERETAAEVIRQAEAAGYENLDELCVARKKLQPGDKVYALRQNKAAALFAIGERPLTDGMNLICAHADAPRLDLRANPLYEKDGYALMKTHYYGGIKKYQWAALPLSLHGVVVKKGGERVEVVVGENEADPVVYVSDLPRHLSAEQMKRSLEEGLKGEELNLVVGSVPLAGAEGDAVKKQILTLLEERYGVAEKDFVSAEFEAVPAGRARDVGLDASMIASYAHDDRVCVYTALQAMLGVARPVYTAGVMFVDKEEVGSNGNAGMNSHYMENLAARLVRLCGGDALDLNLALENSRLLSADVTVGYDPNFADAFEVNNTARLGSGPAIVKYAGSKGKSGCNDATNAEFVAMIRDIFDDAGVAWQISTMGRIDLGGGGTIAPFASRYGMHVLDCGVALLSMHAPFELASKADVYETARAYAAFLNSAAEMKNYLR